One segment of Salvelinus fontinalis isolate EN_2023a chromosome 12, ASM2944872v1, whole genome shotgun sequence DNA contains the following:
- the LOC129866642 gene encoding small nuclear ribonucleoprotein F-like, protein MSLPLNPKPFLNGLTGKPVMVKLKWGMEYKGYLVSVDSYMNMQLANTEEYVDGALAGHLGEVLVRCNNVLFIRGVEEEEEDGEMKEA, encoded by the exons ATG AGTTTACCGCTGAATCCCAAACCGTTCCTGAACGGTCTTACTGGCAAGCCCGTGATGGTGAAGCTGAAGTGGGGTATGGAATACAAGGGATACCTGGTGTCCGTGGACAGCTACATGAACATGCAG TTGGCCAACACTGAAGAGTATGTAGATGGAGCGTTGGCTGGACACCTAGGAGAGGTGCTTGTCAG ATGCAACAATGTCCTGTTCATAAGAGGagtagaagaggaggaagaggatggggaAATGAAAGAAGCTTGA